The following are encoded in a window of Platichthys flesus chromosome 19, fPlaFle2.1, whole genome shotgun sequence genomic DNA:
- the LOC133974627 gene encoding collagen alpha-1(II) chain-like gives MYVSDKPNLPLIQTLLDSLQQDLRLLVDPPDGSKEHPATTCLELWLCHPELSSGMYYIDPNQGSPADALLAHCSFSSSVKQTCLHPRDSQLPVKAWMEELSDEGSFEWLSRLEQGFQFYYPGANVVQLRFLRLHSSTAVQKLTYSCHPGHRLGQTDRDIKFLTDTRRQSYLGELKDCVPGEEMVSGPRESVFEFEDLQLLPLRDLALMAGGNLTSPFGFTVGPVCFS, from the exons ATGTACGTGTCCGATAAGCCGAACCTTCCCCTGATCCAGACTCTGCTGGACTCCCTGCAGCAGGACCTGCGGCTGCTGGTGGATCCTCCCGACGGCAGCAAAGAGCATCCTGCCACCACGTGTCTGGAGCTGTGGCTCTGTCACCCCGAGCTCAGCAGCG GAATGTATTACATCGACCCGAACCAGGGCAGCCCGGCCGATGCTCTGCTGGctcactgcagcttctcctcctcagttaAACAGACCTGCCTCCATCCCAGAGACTCTCAG cttcctgtgaaAGCCTGGATGGAGGAGTTATCTGACGAGGGCTCTTTTGAGTGGCTCAGCCGGCTGGAGCAGGGTTTTCAG ttCTACTACCCGGGTGCCAACGTGGTCCAGCTGCGGTTTCTGAGGTTACACAGCAGCACGGCCGTCCAGAAGCTGACCTACTCCTGTCATCCAGGACATAGACTGGGCCAGACGGACAGAGACATCAAGTTCCTCACCGACACCAGGAGGCAGAGTTACCTCGGAGAACTCAAAGACTGTGTG CCGGGAGAGGAGATGGTCTCCGGCCCTCGTGAGTCTGTGTTCGAGTTCGAGGACCTCCAGCTGCTTCCCCTTAGAGACTTGGCCCTAATGGCGGGAGGAAACCTCACGTCCCCCTTTGGCTTCACGGTCGGACCCGTGTGCTTCAGCTAG
- the man1b1a gene encoding endoplasmic reticulum mannosyl-oligosaccharide 1,2-alpha-mannosidase, with translation MYPPARKDFISLTLTDPHGHNYNNGKHRRQSCWRKWKQLSRLQRSLILLLLALLLIVGLLSYPSISQQWGGVSDRDEWLDLTDRELNQAPPAVKPVLGLDAAKALAPMPVPHLGVAEGPDTVAEPKGPIIPILAKPPIQKKTIPNKRGPPGTKKKGNASDLVAGENQEPVVVREEEEGREDEDKDKKIVSWRGSPIEAEQATEPPPSAAEKDAAVPPADPAATVPLEVSTGKVDRLEAVRDAFRHAWKGYRDHAWGHDELKPISKSFGEWFGLGLTLIDSLDTMWILGLKEEFEEAKIWVEKELTFSKNVDVNLFETTIRVLGGLLSTYHLSGDQLFLEKAKDLGSRLMPAFKTPSKIPFSDVNIGKGTAHPPRWTSDSTLAEVTSIQLEFRELSRLTQEPEYQEVVDEVMKLVHKLPGKHDGLVPMFINTNSGQFSHKGVFTLGARADSYYEYLLKQWLQGGKKEDDLLEDYLQAVEGVKKHLVKQTGPGRLTFVGELSHGRFNAKMDHLVCFLPGTLALGAHNGLPGDHMDLAVRLIETCHQMYTQMETGLSPEIAHFSLQASDGRDVVVKPADRHNLLRPETVESLFYMYRFTNDTKYRDWGWEILQSFNKYTKVPDGGFTSINNVRDPLNPGPRDKMESFFLGETLKYLYLLFSDDPELLSLDKFIFNTEAHPLPIWPSTPK, from the exons ATGTATCCGCCAGCTAGAAAGGATTTCATCTCGCTGACGCTCACTGACCCACACGGCCACAACTACAACAACGGGAAGCACCGCCGCCAGTCCTGCTGGAGG AAATGGAAGCAGTTGTCTCGGCTGCAGCGAAGCCTCATCCTGCTCCTGCTGGCTCTGCTGCTCATCGTCGGACTGCTCTCATATCCAAGCATCTCGCAGCAATGGGGAG GTGTGTCAGACAGGGACGAGTGGCTGGATCTGACCGACAGGGAGTTGAACCAAGCTCCTCCAGCCGTGAAGCCGGTGCTGGGTCTCGATGCAGCGAAAGCCCTCGCCCCCATGCCGGTGCCACATTTAGGTGTAGCTGAGGGTCCAGATACTGTGGCGGAGCCTAAAGGACCAATCATCCCTATTTTGGCAAAACCTCCCATTCAG AAAAAGACAATTCCGAACAAGAGGGGTCCACCGGGCACAAAGAAAAAAGGCAATGCTTCAGACCTGGTCGCTGGAGAAAATCAAGAGCCAGTGGTTGTtcgagaagaagaggaaggaagagaggatgaggacaAAGACAAGAAAATTGTTAG CTGGAGAGGATCGCCGATCGAAGCCGAACAGGCCACAGAGCCTCCGCCCTCGGCCGCTGAGAAAGACGCCGCGGTGCCCCCGGCCGACCCTGCTGCCACCGTCCCACTGGAAG TATCAACTGGAAAGGTGGACAGACTGGAGGCCGTCCGCGACGCCTTCAGACACGCGTGGAAAGGCTACAGGGACCACGCCTGGGGTCACGACGAGCTCAAGCCCATTTCCAAGTCGTTTGGGGAGTGGTTCGGTTTGGGTTTGACCCTCATCGATTCTCTGGACACCATGTGGATCCTGGGGCTAAAAGAAG AGTTTGAAGAGGCAAAGATCTGGGTAGAGAAAGAACTCACCTTCAGCAAGAATGTGGACGTTAACCTTTTTGAGACGACTATCCGTGTGCTCGGGGGCCTGCTGAGCACCTACCACCTCTCAGGAGACCAGCTCTTCCTAGAGAAAGCA AAAGATCTCGGGTCCAGGCTGATGCCGGCCTTCAAAACTCCCTCAAAGATCCCCTTCTCAGACGTGAACATCGGGAAGGGAACCGCCCACCCCCCCCGCTGGACGTCCGACAGCACGCTGGCCGAGGTCACGAGCATCCAGCTGGAGTTCAGAGAGCTGAGCCGCCTCACCCAGGAGCCTGAGTATCAG GAGGTCGTGGACGAGGTGATGAAGCTGGTCCACAAGCTGCCGGGCAAACACGACGGCCTGGTGCCCATGTTCATCAACACCAACAGCGGACAGTTCTCCCACAAAGGCGTGTTCACGCTGGGAGCCAGGGCCGACAGCTACTACGAGTACCTGCTCAAACAGTGGCTGCAGGGGGGGAAGAAGGAAGACGA tcTGCTGGAGGACTACCTGCAGGCCGTGGAGGGAGTGAAGAAGCACCTGGTGAAGCAGACGGGTCCCGGCAGGTTGACCTTCGTTGGAGAGCTGTCCCACGGCCGCTTCAACGCTAAGATG GATCACCTGGTTTGCTTCCTGCCAGGCACACTGGCGCTGGGGGCCCACAACGGGCTCCCCGGGGACCACATGGATCTGGCGGTGCGGCTGATCGAGACGTGTCACCAGATGTACACGCAGATGGAGACGGGACTGAGCCCAGAGATCGCTCACTTCAGCCTGCAGGCCAGCGACGGGCGGGACGTGGTGGTCAAG ccGGCGGACAGACACAACCTGCTGAGACCTGAGACGGTGGAaagtctcttctacatgtacaGATTCACCAATGACACAAAGTACAGGGACTGGGGATGGGAGATTCTTCAGAGCTTCAATAAGTACACGAAG gtcCCCGACGGCGGCTTCACGTCCATTAACAACGTCCGTGACCCCCTCAACCCCGGGCCCCGGGACAAGATGGAGAGCTTCTTCCTGGGCGAGACGCTGAAGTACCTGTACCTGCTCTTCTCCGACGACCCGGAGCTGCTCAGCCTGGATAAGTTCATCTTCAACACGGAGGCCCACCCGCTCCCCATATGGCCCTCCACGCCCAAGTGA